CTTTTAAAACAGAACTTTGGGATATTAAAGGCTATACAAATTGTAAAGTATCAAAGTGATGACAAAATAGGCATCCAATATAATTTAGATGATGTAAACATCTTAGTCGAATATAATATTTGTACCTGGAAAATAGAAGGATCTTTGGCGATGGAAACCAGAAGGGAACCTACAAAAGCATCTCCGGCTCCTGTGGTATCCACTGTCTTGACAGAGAAGCCACTCACTTTTCCCTTGAAACTCTGTGCATGAATAGTGAAGTGTAAACAAAACTTGATAAGACTGTGAAAAGGAatgaagacagagaaaaatgttaAAAAAGATACCTTGGTGTAGTATCTGCAACCCTTTTCGCCATCAGTAACTACCAGAAGCTTCAAGCGATCATGCCATAGGGACAACACTGTCTCTTCCTTTTCTGGGTCTTTTTGTGTGaggaaatttacctcatcatcactAACCTTTTATCATCAATTAAATTCACATTTGAGAATGGAGAAGCCCACTTTCCTTTTAATGGATCTCGACTAGTCGGATAAGTGTTTCGaacatattaaaataataaaataaaattaaaaaaaaaaaaaaggattttgaGACATACAGCAAGAGGCACTTTGACCCCAaggcatatttttttttttgataagcaCTCCAAGGCATATAATTAGTGGGAGTCTCTCACATAATAAGTGAAAGTTAAATTTCCGCTTCCACTTCCAGATCCCATTGATTAAAAATGGGGCACTTTCGACATGAGTAGAAGATTAGCATCGGAGCCTTTATCAAAGTAAATCGTAGACACAGTGTGGTGTGGGCAAACTTATTTATTTCTTCTCAAAGTGAAATGGAGTAGAAATTAAGGAGTAGTAGTAGCTAGTAGTAATGCAGAAGGAAGGACTTGATATTTGTTCTGTACGTACCTTGATGAAATCAGCTTCATTCCAAatggttttgatattatctctGGCAGCTTCAGGGGAAGGCCAGAGAGGAAGGCGAACATTTGGGTCATATGAAAGGAGGACGCCTGCTTCTTTCGCAGCTTTCATGGCAGCCATGTGAGCGGACCTGCAAGGCTCCGTAATCAAACTTATGGAACCATAATGAAAGATCTTAGCCTGCTTTATCAGACCCAAGTTCAGCTCTGACTCCTTGAGCAGCATGTCCGCACTCGGGTTCCTATAGAACATGAATTCCCTCTCCCCGTTGCTCTTCAGTGTCACGAATGCTAGCGCTGTCCTTGCCTGCGTATCGAAGCACACTCCTTCGCTCTTCACCCCGTTACTCTTCAATATATCTACCAGCATACGCCCAAACTCGTCGTCTCCCACCTGCCGCCCCGTTAATTATATTGAGGAGATCCATGAAAAGAAGTACTACTACTAAAACAAGTCGTTAATTACTCCCTTACTCTTACATTATTCTCACTAAGGAGATCCAATGCatagaaaaattaaacaaaactaaACTTTTCTCCAAAAACAAGCTAGGTAGATAAGAGACCATTATATTACCAAAAGAGATGTTAAGATACTAGCAAACCAAGCGGCTTGACTTAGATCAAAGGACATAGAATCTTTaagttttattaaataaatttatgCATTTATTTTTGACTCTTCAAATAATGAACAGACAGGTCAAAGTACTACCTACCTTGCCAATGAAGGCGGAGGTGCCGTCAAGTTTGGTAATGGCGCAAGCAACATTGGCAGGCGCACCACCGGGGGCTTTGAGAAAGCCGGTAGACTCTGCTAACGAGATTCCGGCAGAATCAGGAACGAAGTCAATCAACATCTCCCCGAAACAAACAATCTCTGCTGACTTTTCCATCGATCACTTTACGTGTAAGTCTACAGAATGCAAgatcaaagaaaaaaagaaaagggaaaagaggCGATCGAGagaggtgatatatatatatataaagaaagaaagaaaacggAAAATTAGAGGCGATCGAGAGAGGATATATCTACTTATGTAAACTATATGCTGGAGCAAGGGGAAATCTCTAGCTCCTGTTTAAATAGAAAGCAACATGACGGATTAATTAGACTTTGATTAGAGATCTGGATTCGTACGTAACTAACTCGCTACTTATCCTCTGAGCAAACCTTTTGCGATTATATATCCTTCTTTTTACTAGTTTTCCCGCGTCCCTAGTAACTAATAACGAATAAATCGTTTACTTAGTTCGTTAAAACATCACaacagaatt
This DNA window, taken from Nicotiana tabacum cultivar K326 chromosome 4, ASM71507v2, whole genome shotgun sequence, encodes the following:
- the LOC107779540 gene encoding putative fructokinase-5; this translates as MEKSAEIVCFGEMLIDFVPDSAGISLAESTGFLKAPGGAPANVACAITKLDGTSAFIGKVGDDEFGRMLVDILKSNGVKSEGVCFDTQARTALAFVTLKSNGEREFMFYRNPSADMLLKESELNLGLIKQAKIFHYGSISLITEPCRSAHMAAMKAAKEAGVLLSYDPNVRLPLWPSPEAARDNIKTIWNEADFIKVSDDEVNFLTQKDPEKEETVLSLWHDRLKLLVVTDGEKGCRYYTKSFKGKVSGFSVKTVDTTGAGDAFVGSLLVSIAKDPSIFQDEEKLKKALRFANACGAISTTQKGAIPALPSTSDAQRLIAGSKTY